Proteins encoded in a region of the Clostridium beijerinckii genome:
- a CDS encoding JAB domain-containing protein: protein MNVKDKTPSKRIRIVSIKMVRAASVLYDIRKIGSPKDGVELGKKFLDDADREQLLVCCLDTKNQPTAINVVSVGSLNSSIVHPREVFKPATLGNSASIILFHNHPSGDPAPSREDISITERIRESGRMLGIELIDHIIIGNDSYCSLKEKGII, encoded by the coding sequence ATGAATGTGAAAGATAAAACTCCATCGAAAAGAATAAGGATTGTTTCAATAAAAATGGTGAGAGCAGCAAGTGTTTTATATGATATAAGAAAAATAGGCTCACCTAAGGATGGCGTAGAACTAGGGAAAAAGTTTCTAGATGATGCAGATAGGGAGCAACTTTTAGTATGTTGCCTTGATACAAAGAATCAGCCAACTGCAATAAATGTAGTTTCAGTAGGTAGCCTAAATAGTTCCATAGTTCATCCAAGAGAAGTGTTCAAACCTGCAACTCTAGGAAATTCAGCTTCAATAATATTATTTCATAATCATCCATCAGGTGATCCAGCGCCATCAAGAGAGGACATAAGTATAACAGAAAGAATAAGAGAGAGTGGAAGGATGCTTGGTATTGAATTGATAGACCATATAATC